One window from the genome of Micromonospora aurantiaca ATCC 27029 encodes:
- a CDS encoding FxLD family lanthipeptide, producing the protein MAPPTAVLDAPPIDAEVVTDDDFVLDMRVIEATTPLVIMACSTSDGCGSTCNTSACATSSYDPA; encoded by the coding sequence ATGGCTCCGCCGACTGCGGTCCTCGACGCCCCGCCGATCGACGCCGAGGTCGTCACCGACGACGACTTCGTGCTCGACATGCGGGTGATCGAGGCGACCACGCCGCTGGTGATCATGGCCTGCAGCACGAGCGACGGCTGCGGCAGCACCTGCAACACCAGCGCCTGCGCCACCTCGTCGTACGACCCGGCCTGA
- a CDS encoding lanthionine synthetase C family protein, giving the protein MTAATEQPVTAADEADGQSLATGGVGVALLAIERALTGTGDWTAARHLVAQATGDRVDAGRHAGLYYGAPAILFMLNAATADGRDRYTAARQHLTPHVRRLVRDRLTDADNRLRHGQPATFNEYDLFYGLTGLGALLLRDLPDSDELGDSLTYVVGLTEPRTDDGQQLPGWWVDHDPDPLMPTPGGHANFGMAHGAAGLLALLALATRNGRQVKGQEEAIERLCAWFDQWQQDTTHGPWWPQWLTRDELRAGRFKQEVPGRPSWCYGAPGIARALQLAAIATNQPDRQVAAETALAASMTGPQLDRLTELGICHGLAGLYATAHRAVRDARTADIAAQLPTLAERLNQRGPSPDHPGLLTGQSGWSLALEAARTSTPPRTRWDTCLLIA; this is encoded by the coding sequence ATGACCGCCGCCACCGAGCAGCCCGTCACCGCAGCGGATGAAGCCGATGGGCAGTCGCTCGCCACCGGCGGGGTCGGCGTCGCGCTCCTGGCGATCGAGCGAGCGCTCACCGGCACTGGCGACTGGACAGCCGCGCGTCATCTCGTCGCACAGGCCACTGGCGATCGCGTTGACGCTGGTCGCCACGCCGGTCTGTATTACGGGGCGCCGGCCATCCTGTTCATGCTCAACGCCGCCACCGCCGACGGCCGCGACCGGTACACCGCCGCCCGACAACACCTCACCCCGCACGTCCGGCGGCTCGTCCGCGACCGCCTCACCGACGCGGACAATCGCCTCCGACACGGCCAACCCGCCACGTTTAACGAGTACGACCTGTTCTACGGCCTCACCGGGCTCGGCGCACTCCTGCTGCGGGACCTGCCTGACAGCGACGAACTCGGCGACTCGCTGACCTACGTCGTAGGGCTCACCGAGCCCCGCACCGACGACGGACAGCAACTTCCCGGCTGGTGGGTCGACCACGACCCCGATCCGCTCATGCCCACTCCGGGCGGCCACGCCAATTTCGGTATGGCCCACGGCGCCGCCGGCCTGCTGGCCCTGCTCGCCCTCGCCACGCGCAACGGCCGGCAGGTCAAGGGGCAGGAGGAGGCGATTGAGCGCCTGTGCGCCTGGTTCGACCAATGGCAGCAGGACACCACCCACGGACCGTGGTGGCCGCAATGGCTCACCCGCGACGAACTACGCGCCGGCCGGTTCAAACAAGAGGTACCTGGTAGGCCGTCGTGGTGCTACGGCGCGCCCGGCATCGCCCGCGCCCTCCAACTCGCGGCTATCGCCACTAACCAACCCGACCGCCAGGTAGCGGCCGAGACCGCCCTCGCGGCCAGCATGACTGGGCCTCAACTCGACCGGCTCACCGAACTCGGCATCTGTCACGGCCTGGCCGGGCTCTACGCCACCGCGCACCGGGCGGTCCGCGACGCCCGCACAGCCGACATCGCCGCCCAGCTCCCTACGCTCGCTGAACGCCTCAACCAGCGAGGCCCTAGCCCTGATCACCCCGGGCTTCTCACAGGCCAGTCCGGCTGGTCCCTCGCGCTAGAAGCCGCGCGTACGAGCACGCCTCCCCGCACCAGGTGGGACACATGTCTACTGATCGCCTGA
- a CDS encoding NYN domain-containing protein produces the protein MSHVRAALYLDFDNVFSGLYKLDPDVAVHFAEDPAGWLRRLATTATTDGARRWLVLRCYLNPAGWVYRPDPGGEQTRLYFSKFRPSFVRAGFDVIDCPRYSSTKNAADIRIVVDAVDALSADTRYDEFVIASGDSDMTPLLQRLRRSDRRTMIVSPADAAEAFTAIADQVLDSQQLLALVQGESVDLDDEPDSEVEEGFDEHVAAVDGDIPASGQSEAYEAFRSIVTQEYTAATEPLNMASLASRLRTQLGPSVSDSNWFGFGSFARAVASLTLPDLRMSQHLLWDTSRHPAPKAVTATPPRVALPDPVERLGDQLDLPRMPQPWWPAIYRTLAEYAQSQRFNWTQCTSWARDHLREQGLPVSRNAVGFVVRGTSFGGCPLHRQPPPTADEIAVAFVGNVLSRADAAEITFSDDEVATVHAWLGAPSANSTEQVGRTENPS, from the coding sequence GTGAGTCACGTTCGGGCGGCGCTCTACCTCGACTTCGATAACGTGTTCAGCGGCCTCTACAAGTTGGATCCGGACGTGGCAGTTCACTTCGCCGAGGATCCGGCGGGATGGCTGCGCAGGCTGGCGACGACGGCCACGACGGATGGCGCGCGGCGCTGGCTGGTCCTGCGCTGCTACCTCAATCCCGCAGGCTGGGTGTACCGCCCAGACCCGGGCGGGGAGCAGACGCGGTTGTACTTCTCGAAGTTTCGGCCCTCGTTCGTTCGAGCCGGCTTCGACGTGATCGACTGCCCTCGCTACAGCAGCACAAAGAACGCGGCCGACATCAGGATCGTCGTCGACGCCGTCGACGCGCTGTCCGCCGACACCCGGTACGACGAGTTCGTGATCGCCTCTGGCGACTCCGACATGACCCCTCTGCTGCAACGCCTGCGCCGCTCCGACCGGCGAACGATGATCGTGTCACCGGCCGACGCGGCTGAGGCCTTCACCGCGATCGCCGACCAGGTTCTCGACAGCCAGCAACTGCTGGCACTGGTGCAGGGCGAGTCGGTCGACCTCGACGACGAGCCCGACAGTGAGGTGGAGGAGGGGTTCGACGAACATGTGGCCGCTGTCGACGGTGACATTCCTGCCTCTGGTCAGAGCGAGGCCTACGAGGCCTTCCGGTCAATCGTGACCCAGGAGTACACCGCAGCGACCGAGCCGTTGAACATGGCTTCGCTCGCTTCCCGGCTGCGGACGCAGCTCGGTCCGTCGGTCAGCGACAGCAACTGGTTCGGCTTTGGCAGCTTCGCCCGAGCCGTGGCGAGCCTGACGTTGCCGGACCTGCGGATGTCGCAGCACCTGCTCTGGGACACCAGCCGCCATCCGGCTCCGAAGGCCGTCACCGCGACGCCACCACGCGTCGCCCTGCCGGATCCCGTCGAGCGCCTGGGCGACCAGCTCGATCTGCCGCGGATGCCGCAACCCTGGTGGCCGGCGATCTACCGGACACTCGCGGAGTACGCCCAGTCTCAGCGGTTCAACTGGACCCAGTGCACCAGCTGGGCTCGTGACCACCTTCGTGAGCAGGGGCTGCCGGTCAGCCGCAACGCCGTCGGGTTCGTCGTGCGGGGCACGTCGTTCGGCGGTTGCCCGTTGCACCGCCAACCTCCACCGACAGCCGACGAGATCGCAGTAGCGTTCGTCGGCAACGTTCTCAGCCGCGCCGACGCAGCGGAGATCACGTTCTCCGACGATGAGGTCGCGACGGTCCACGCCTGGCTGGGCGCACCATCTGCCAACAGCACCGAGCAGGTAGGCCGGACGGAGAATCCGTCGTAG
- the fxlM gene encoding methyltransferase, FxLD system: MSQTADTGFAADRAAELRAALVGDLRAQGKITSEVVEAAVRRVPRERFMPSDTDLDVAYGFDNSVVTKRDEHGVAISSVSAAYIQARMLEQADLAAGMTVLEVGSGGLNAAYLAEIVGPQGRVVSVDIDPEVTDRAATLLEENGYGSRVRVLVADAEHGVPGEGPFDAIIVTVGAWDIAPALLDQLREGGVIVLPLIMNAVTRTIGFRRDGDHLISASVEVAGFVPMQGAGARPDRVFLLPDANGRHVRLLFDSDVPDRLDRLDGVLAMERTELWSGVTIGNGVSFADLHLWFAWFLPGFCRVAADEGTDLAAERRWFPFGVVHGAGFAYLAVRPATEGEGFEFGARAFGPDGERAAAAMVEQIRAWDRDGRHVEPRFGYWPSDSDHTRIPADAAVMDKTHGVISISWS; the protein is encoded by the coding sequence GTGAGCCAGACAGCCGACACAGGATTCGCCGCCGACCGCGCCGCCGAGCTGCGCGCGGCTCTCGTGGGCGACCTGCGCGCCCAGGGGAAAATCACCTCGGAGGTGGTGGAAGCGGCGGTGCGCCGGGTGCCGCGCGAGCGGTTCATGCCCTCCGACACCGACCTCGACGTCGCCTACGGCTTCGACAACTCCGTGGTGACCAAGCGCGACGAGCACGGTGTGGCGATCTCGTCGGTGTCCGCGGCCTACATTCAGGCGCGGATGCTGGAGCAGGCCGACCTCGCGGCGGGCATGACGGTGTTGGAGGTCGGCTCTGGTGGGCTGAACGCCGCGTACCTCGCTGAGATCGTCGGGCCGCAGGGTCGGGTGGTCAGCGTGGACATCGATCCGGAGGTCACCGACCGGGCCGCGACCTTGCTGGAAGAAAACGGCTACGGCAGCCGAGTGCGGGTCCTCGTCGCCGATGCCGAGCACGGCGTGCCCGGTGAGGGACCGTTCGACGCGATCATCGTCACCGTCGGGGCGTGGGATATCGCCCCCGCCCTGCTCGACCAGCTCCGTGAGGGCGGCGTCATCGTCCTGCCGCTGATCATGAACGCGGTGACGAGGACGATCGGGTTCCGCCGCGACGGCGATCACCTCATCAGCGCGTCGGTGGAGGTTGCTGGGTTCGTACCGATGCAGGGTGCCGGCGCGCGCCCGGACCGGGTGTTCCTCCTGCCCGACGCGAACGGCCGGCACGTCCGGCTGTTGTTCGACTCCGATGTGCCTGACCGGCTGGACCGGCTCGATGGCGTCCTCGCCATGGAGCGCACCGAGCTGTGGTCCGGTGTGACGATCGGCAACGGGGTGTCGTTCGCCGATCTGCACCTGTGGTTCGCGTGGTTCCTGCCCGGGTTCTGCCGGGTCGCGGCCGACGAGGGAACCGACCTGGCCGCCGAACGCCGTTGGTTTCCCTTCGGTGTCGTGCACGGCGCGGGCTTCGCCTACCTGGCGGTGCGACCCGCGACCGAGGGGGAGGGGTTCGAGTTCGGGGCCCGCGCCTTCGGCCCCGACGGCGAGCGAGCCGCCGCCGCGATGGTCGAGCAGATCCGGGCCTGGGATCGCGACGGGCGCCACGTCGAGCCCCGCTTCGGCTACTGGCCCTCCGACAGCGACCACACGCGTATCCCCGCCGACGCCGCGGTCATGGACAAGACGCACGGCGTTATCTCGATCTCCTGGTCCTGA
- a CDS encoding lantibiotic dehydratase, whose translation MLPQRTFEPVGPALVRASTDPGNLGPEPGPDLIGPAASTEAGLAWLAGQWSRPDVRDAISIASPHLARRVDQLLAADASGTTAAAVRRAVLATCGYLLRWQRRTTPFGLFAAVTTATVGPASATFGDKHRAVARVDGEWLTCVVDRLEAHHALRRRLFVVADSAAVVRDGRVIVAAWPPVGQRTPGMLRETSTRNTAAVRLALQVAAWPIRFDRLLAQIMHEVPHVAVATVEAMLHGLIDGGFLITNLRPPMTAVDGLTHVIDALHSAEAAELPQVTASLDQLCAIRQELARHDAQVDGSEAMLIRAAVTEPMTVLAPNAEHQLAIDVRLDAQISLPPPVLAEAALAVDLLLRLSTQPFGSVAWLDYHARFRDRYGPGALVPVRDLLADSGLGYPTGYLGAPRARPAWRVITERDTHLQALIQQAILDNTGEIHLTDADIEALTVGDHHTAVRPPRVELAFAVHATAADAIDRGEFTVQVTGAPRTPSSMAGRFSYLLEPTEQEQVTASFSTRGRDADEELAVQVSFPPRLPRNQNVTRVGRILPFVLPLSEQPDWPDISLDDVAVTADSEQMYLVHQPTGRRIVPHIPHALDTIVQTPPLARFLAEVADARSIAFGPLDHGAAARNLPYIPRIRYRRVILAPARWLLNAADIPPHTPPGAGDTEGRWDAALTEWRRRWRVPARVVACQNELQLPLDLDSPLDRALLRARLGGAERLELREDAPADGYGWTGGHPAEFLSAMTPTAPPARRLPVTAPPGDTLRPGTSTFIHTQIAGNPARFDELLTTHLPRLADRLAGLGLQRWWIRRDRDTIRVEADQRLSLFLRLNEPAAHAAACAILAEFAADLARRALPAQLIFAPYHQHPARYGHGPAQHAAEEVFAADTTAAIAQLRTAEQTDIPAQALAAASMARLAAAFAPDPDTGYGALLACLQQAAAPAERTITDLARRLADPTTDYRSVRALPGGDAIADAWRARDHALSAYYERLLPQRDPTTVLRTLLHEHHVRAVGVDPDFERATNHAARAAAMRCLAAADTR comes from the coding sequence ATGCTGCCCCAGCGCACCTTTGAACCGGTCGGCCCGGCGTTGGTCCGGGCCAGCACCGATCCCGGCAACCTCGGTCCCGAACCCGGGCCGGACCTCATCGGCCCTGCGGCGAGCACCGAGGCCGGTCTCGCCTGGCTGGCCGGCCAGTGGAGCCGACCTGACGTCCGGGACGCCATCTCGATAGCCAGCCCGCACCTGGCCCGCCGCGTCGACCAGCTCCTCGCCGCCGACGCGTCCGGCACGACGGCCGCCGCCGTGCGTCGGGCGGTCCTCGCTACCTGCGGCTACCTGCTGCGCTGGCAGCGACGGACAACACCATTCGGGCTGTTCGCCGCCGTCACGACCGCCACCGTCGGCCCGGCCTCCGCGACGTTCGGAGACAAGCATCGTGCGGTGGCACGGGTAGACGGCGAATGGCTCACGTGCGTTGTTGACCGCTTGGAGGCGCATCACGCTCTGCGGCGGCGGCTGTTCGTGGTGGCCGACAGCGCCGCCGTGGTGCGCGATGGCCGCGTCATCGTCGCCGCCTGGCCGCCGGTGGGGCAGCGGACGCCGGGAATGCTGCGTGAGACGTCCACCAGGAACACGGCAGCGGTAAGGCTGGCCCTGCAAGTCGCTGCGTGGCCGATTCGGTTCGATCGGCTCCTCGCACAGATCATGCACGAGGTGCCTCATGTGGCGGTCGCCACCGTCGAGGCGATGTTGCACGGCCTGATCGATGGAGGCTTCCTCATCACCAACCTTCGCCCACCCATGACCGCCGTGGACGGCCTGACCCACGTCATTGACGCCTTGCACAGCGCCGAGGCGGCCGAGCTGCCCCAGGTGACGGCCAGTCTCGACCAGCTCTGCGCGATCCGCCAGGAGCTGGCGCGCCACGATGCGCAGGTGGACGGCTCGGAGGCGATGCTCATCCGAGCTGCGGTAACCGAGCCGATGACCGTGCTGGCGCCGAACGCCGAGCACCAGCTCGCCATCGACGTGCGCCTCGACGCACAGATCAGCCTCCCGCCGCCGGTGCTGGCCGAAGCGGCGCTCGCCGTCGACCTGCTGCTGCGCCTGAGCACTCAGCCCTTCGGATCGGTGGCGTGGCTGGACTACCACGCCCGCTTCCGCGACCGTTACGGCCCCGGCGCGCTGGTACCCGTGCGTGACCTGCTCGCCGACTCCGGCCTCGGCTACCCGACCGGCTACCTCGGCGCACCCCGCGCCCGCCCCGCCTGGCGGGTCATCACCGAACGCGACACGCACCTGCAGGCGCTGATTCAGCAGGCGATCCTCGACAACACTGGCGAGATCCACCTCACCGACGCCGACATCGAGGCGCTCACGGTCGGCGATCACCACACCGCCGTCAGGCCGCCCCGAGTCGAGCTGGCCTTCGCCGTTCACGCCACCGCCGCCGACGCCATTGACCGGGGCGAGTTCACGGTGCAGGTCACCGGCGCCCCACGCACCCCGTCAAGCATGGCCGGCAGATTCTCCTACCTCCTCGAACCGACCGAGCAGGAGCAGGTCACTGCCTCGTTCAGTACCCGCGGTCGGGACGCTGACGAGGAATTGGCGGTGCAGGTGTCGTTCCCGCCCCGGCTTCCGCGCAACCAGAACGTCACCCGCGTCGGCCGAATCCTGCCCTTCGTGCTTCCGCTGTCCGAGCAGCCCGACTGGCCGGACATCAGCCTGGACGACGTGGCCGTGACAGCCGACAGCGAACAGATGTACCTCGTCCACCAGCCGACGGGTCGCCGGATCGTCCCGCACATTCCGCACGCCCTCGACACCATCGTGCAAACCCCACCGCTTGCCCGGTTCCTCGCCGAGGTCGCCGACGCCCGCAGCATCGCCTTCGGCCCCCTCGATCACGGCGCAGCCGCCCGCAACCTGCCCTACATCCCCCGCATCCGCTACCGCCGCGTCATCCTTGCCCCGGCGCGCTGGCTGCTGAACGCCGCTGATATACCGCCCCACACGCCACCCGGCGCAGGCGACACCGAGGGCCGGTGGGATGCGGCTCTAACCGAGTGGCGGCGACGCTGGCGCGTGCCCGCCCGCGTGGTGGCCTGCCAGAACGAGCTACAGCTGCCCCTCGACCTGGACAGTCCGCTCGACCGTGCTCTCCTGCGCGCCCGACTGGGCGGCGCCGAACGGCTCGAACTCCGCGAAGACGCCCCCGCAGACGGCTACGGCTGGACCGGAGGCCACCCGGCCGAATTCCTCAGCGCGATGACACCAACCGCGCCGCCGGCCCGACGACTACCGGTCACCGCACCCCCGGGTGACACGCTCCGGCCTGGCACCTCCACCTTCATCCACACGCAGATAGCCGGCAACCCTGCCCGGTTCGACGAGCTACTCACCACACACCTACCCCGGCTGGCTGACCGGCTCGCCGGCCTCGGCCTGCAGCGCTGGTGGATCAGACGGGACCGCGACACCATCCGCGTCGAAGCCGACCAGCGCCTGTCCCTGTTCCTCCGTCTCAACGAACCCGCCGCGCACGCCGCCGCCTGCGCGATCCTGGCCGAGTTCGCCGCCGACCTCGCCCGTCGCGCACTACCCGCCCAACTCATCTTCGCCCCGTACCACCAGCATCCCGCCCGCTACGGCCACGGCCCCGCCCAACATGCCGCCGAAGAGGTCTTCGCTGCCGACACCACCGCCGCCATCGCTCAACTCCGCACCGCCGAGCAGACCGACATACCCGCGCAAGCGCTCGCCGCAGCGTCCATGGCACGCCTGGCTGCCGCCTTCGCCCCCGACCCGGACACCGGATACGGCGCCCTGCTGGCCTGCCTCCAACAAGCCGCGGCACCAGCGGAGCGCACGATCACTGACCTGGCCCGCCGGCTGGCCGACCCCACCACCGACTACCGCAGCGTGCGGGCTCTGCCCGGCGGGGACGCCATTGCCGATGCCTGGCGGGCCCGCGACCACGCCTTGTCGGCCTACTACGAGCGTCTGCTGCCGCAGCGCGACCCCACCACCGTGCTACGGACCCTCCTGCACGAGCACCACGTGCGTGCTGTCGGTGTAGACCCCGACTTCGAGCGCGCCACTAACCATGCCGCGCGAGCGGCGGCGATGCGCTGCCTGGCAGCGGCAGATACCCGATGA
- a CDS encoding tyrosine-type recombinase/integrase, with protein sequence MTRARNPEGALTKRCTCTDPDTGKRLGSQCPKLRRPGGGWHPTHGAWGYQLELPVRPTQPRRQLRRSGFDSRDTATAELRHARALLDLAGGEADLAIEVGDLLHACRPGTPLPDRDAVAARIRAGVPASVPTTTGEYLTAWLEGRRGLAEKTVRGYSDHIRLYLVPHLGKIPIQSLRTAHIEAMFTAIGRQQDAIRAARASTDPDVRARVKGVRPMEASSIQRLYATLRKALNDAVVRAKLIPTNPALGVELPTAKRPKARVWTVKAVEHWHATGKRPSPVMVWMPAQAGRFLDYTERHDIVLYAMFLLILHRGLRRGEACGLRDHDVDLDAGYLTVVEQITTVGYTPITRPVKSDAGDRMVPLGPKTIAVLRTYLDMRRRWKSVSGDDWPDTGLFFVRPDGKPWHPQTISDRFDHLVAKAKLPPVRLHDLRHCAATYLRHGGADMKEVQETLGHSTIGLTSDTYTSVILELERGSADAVADLIPRDDTAA encoded by the coding sequence GTGACCCGCGCCCGTAACCCCGAAGGGGCCCTCACCAAGCGCTGCACCTGCACCGACCCCGACACCGGCAAACGGCTCGGCAGCCAGTGCCCGAAACTACGCCGCCCCGGCGGCGGCTGGCACCCCACCCACGGCGCGTGGGGCTACCAACTCGAACTGCCCGTCCGGCCCACGCAGCCGCGCCGGCAACTGCGTCGCTCCGGCTTCGACAGCCGCGACACCGCCACCGCCGAACTGCGCCACGCCCGCGCGCTACTCGACCTCGCCGGCGGCGAGGCCGACCTCGCCATCGAGGTCGGGGACCTGCTGCACGCCTGCCGGCCCGGCACGCCGCTGCCCGACCGCGACGCGGTCGCCGCCCGCATCCGCGCCGGCGTGCCCGCCTCCGTTCCCACCACCACCGGCGAATACCTGACCGCCTGGCTGGAAGGACGACGCGGGTTGGCGGAAAAGACCGTGCGCGGCTACTCCGACCACATCCGCCTGTACCTGGTCCCCCACCTCGGCAAGATCCCCATCCAGAGCTTGCGCACCGCCCACATCGAGGCCATGTTCACCGCGATCGGTCGCCAGCAGGACGCCATCCGCGCCGCCCGCGCCAGCACCGACCCCGACGTACGCGCGCGCGTCAAAGGCGTCCGGCCGATGGAAGCCTCCAGCATCCAGCGGCTCTACGCCACCCTGCGCAAAGCCCTCAACGATGCCGTCGTCCGGGCCAAGCTGATCCCCACCAACCCCGCCCTCGGCGTCGAACTACCCACGGCCAAGCGACCCAAGGCGCGGGTGTGGACTGTCAAGGCGGTCGAGCACTGGCATGCCACGGGCAAACGGCCGAGCCCGGTGATGGTGTGGATGCCCGCACAGGCCGGGCGGTTCCTCGACTACACCGAACGACACGACATCGTCCTCTACGCGATGTTCCTGCTCATCCTGCACCGCGGTCTGCGCCGCGGGGAGGCGTGCGGCCTGCGCGACCACGACGTCGACCTCGACGCCGGCTACCTCACCGTCGTCGAACAGATCACCACCGTCGGCTACACACCCATCACGCGACCCGTCAAGAGCGACGCCGGTGACCGCATGGTGCCCCTCGGCCCGAAAACCATCGCCGTCCTGCGGACCTACCTCGACATGCGCCGCCGGTGGAAGAGTGTCAGCGGTGACGACTGGCCAGACACCGGCCTGTTCTTCGTCCGCCCCGACGGCAAGCCGTGGCACCCACAGACCATCAGCGACCGGTTTGACCACCTGGTTGCCAAGGCGAAGCTGCCGCCCGTGCGGCTGCACGACCTACGCCACTGCGCCGCCACCTACCTACGCCACGGCGGCGCCGACATGAAGGAGGTCCAGGAAACCCTCGGCCACTCCACCATCGGCTTGACCTCCGACACCTACACCAGCGTCATCCTCGAACTCGAACGCGGAAGCGCCGACGCCGTCGCCGACCTCATCCCCCGCGACGACACCGCCGCCTAG
- a CDS encoding class I SAM-dependent methyltransferase translates to MTTTHNGRLRPPQLLELLDPTIRHELDRLEIRPGHRILEIGAGTGEITALLARLVGPSGRVTAVDKDTSYLAPTAVIDVYQRNLDGDELPGEADTFDLAVARWLHGALPDSNAVIRQMIDRLRPDGWLILADLPFTPSRVFRRPHREDADLIQHLVTRIYGLVTDPGGRATWPNDVPELLVANGMKTVCTHRSIETWAGGGPGCRILADAAEHLRPLLIQPELSHADLGRFIDLMADPGVLLGSYERRAVHAHKGT, encoded by the coding sequence ATGACGACAACCCACAACGGCCGGCTGCGTCCGCCACAACTGCTCGAACTGCTCGACCCAACCATCCGCCACGAACTGGACCGCCTCGAGATCCGGCCCGGCCACCGCATCCTGGAAATCGGCGCCGGCACCGGCGAGATCACCGCCCTCCTGGCCCGCCTCGTCGGGCCAAGCGGCAGGGTCACCGCGGTCGACAAAGACACCAGCTATCTCGCTCCGACCGCCGTCATCGACGTCTACCAGCGCAACCTCGACGGTGACGAGCTGCCCGGCGAAGCCGACACCTTCGACCTCGCCGTCGCGCGGTGGCTACACGGCGCCCTGCCCGACTCCAACGCCGTGATTCGACAGATGATCGACCGGCTGCGTCCCGACGGCTGGCTTATCTTGGCTGACCTTCCTTTCACTCCCTCTCGGGTTTTCCGCCGCCCGCACCGCGAGGACGCCGACCTGATTCAGCATCTCGTGACGAGGATCTACGGGCTCGTCACCGATCCGGGCGGACGCGCCACCTGGCCGAACGACGTTCCCGAGCTGCTCGTCGCCAACGGCATGAAGACCGTGTGCACCCACCGAAGCATCGAGACCTGGGCCGGCGGCGGTCCCGGCTGCCGAATCCTCGCCGACGCGGCCGAACACCTCCGGCCCCTGCTGATCCAGCCCGAACTCAGCCACGCCGATCTCGGCCGATTCATCGACCTCATGGCCGACCCCGGCGTGCTCCTCGGCTCGTACGAACGCCGCGCCGTGCACGCCCACAAGGGGACCTGA
- a CDS encoding DNA cytosine methyltransferase — protein sequence MSIAHTTAPRIGSVCTGYGGLDMAVELVLGGQLAWYAETDRHAATVLAHHWPDVDNLGDIRTVDWTQVAPVDIVTAGFPCQDISNAGKRVGITGEHSSVWNHVAAAVRVLRPRLLFVENVAALLRRGLDVVHADLAAIGYDTSWLCLRASDVGAAHRRDRLFLLATPAEPVGGGSDVADTVRP from the coding sequence GTGAGCATTGCCCACACCACCGCCCCCCGGATCGGATCGGTCTGCACCGGCTACGGCGGGCTCGACATGGCCGTCGAACTGGTGCTCGGCGGCCAGCTCGCCTGGTACGCCGAGACTGACCGGCACGCCGCCACCGTCCTCGCCCACCACTGGCCCGACGTCGACAACCTCGGCGACATCCGCACCGTCGACTGGACGCAGGTCGCGCCCGTCGACATCGTCACCGCAGGATTTCCCTGCCAGGACATCAGCAACGCCGGAAAACGCGTCGGTATCACCGGCGAGCACTCCAGCGTCTGGAACCACGTCGCCGCAGCCGTTCGCGTCCTTCGACCGCGGCTGCTCTTCGTGGAGAACGTCGCTGCCCTCCTGCGGCGAGGACTCGACGTCGTCCACGCCGATCTGGCCGCGATCGGGTACGACACGAGCTGGCTATGCCTACGCGCATCCGACGTCGGTGCCGCTCACCGCAGGGACCGGCTGTTCCTGCTGGCCACTCCCGCCGAGCCAGTGGGAGGGGGTTCGGACGTTGCCGACACCGTGCGCCCGTGA
- a CDS encoding thiopeptide-type bacteriocin biosynthesis protein yields the protein MAALVEAVLAGTPMATAAAGADVDVDDLDAAVQTYRTAGLTALQRRHDDTWQQALIRPIDWNTAEAVFRSSLAPHLDRLGGGQAGWWFLRKHPYWRFRIRAAHHGAVRALLDDLTADGVTAGWKPGIYEPETAAFGGDTSTAIVHELFCADSRAVLNYTRHHAPLIGRRELSVLLIRTLQHHAGLDWYEAADMFDQVAQMRPVPAAADATRIDRLAAQMRPLLALPANARTAMFTPGGPLSDASGWQAAFAAAGQQLADATHAGRLRRGIRAVLAQIVIFHWNRLDLPAHAQGILAHAATAAILPRS from the coding sequence ATGGCCGCTCTCGTGGAGGCGGTCCTCGCGGGAACTCCGATGGCCACTGCGGCTGCCGGGGCCGACGTCGACGTGGACGACCTCGACGCCGCCGTGCAGACCTACCGCACCGCCGGACTTACCGCTCTGCAACGCCGGCACGACGACACCTGGCAGCAGGCCCTAATCAGGCCGATCGACTGGAACACCGCCGAGGCCGTGTTCCGGTCGAGCCTCGCCCCGCACCTCGATCGACTTGGTGGCGGGCAGGCCGGCTGGTGGTTCCTGCGCAAACATCCGTACTGGCGGTTCCGGATCCGCGCCGCTCACCACGGAGCCGTTCGCGCATTGCTCGATGACCTCACCGCCGACGGTGTGACCGCGGGGTGGAAGCCAGGGATCTACGAACCCGAAACCGCCGCGTTCGGCGGAGACACCAGCACGGCCATCGTGCATGAGCTGTTCTGCGCCGACAGCCGAGCCGTCCTCAACTACACCCGACACCACGCGCCACTGATCGGCCGCCGCGAGCTGTCAGTGCTGCTCATCCGAACCCTGCAGCACCACGCGGGACTCGACTGGTACGAGGCGGCGGACATGTTCGACCAGGTAGCCCAGATGCGACCCGTCCCCGCAGCCGCCGACGCGACCCGCATCGACCGACTCGCCGCGCAGATGCGGCCCCTCCTCGCGCTTCCGGCGAACGCGCGCACGGCGATGTTCACTCCCGGCGGACCTCTCAGTGACGCCAGCGGCTGGCAGGCGGCCTTCGCCGCAGCGGGCCAACAGCTCGCCGACGCGACCCACGCCGGACGTCTCCGCCGAGGCATCCGCGCCGTCCTGGCCCAGATCGTGATCTTTCACTGGAACCGGCTCGACCTACCAGCCCACGCACAAGGAATCCTCGCCCACGCCGCGACCGCCGCCATCCTGCCCAGGAGTTGA